GCGTACAGTGCCTGGATGACCATCCTTACAAACAGTGAGGGTCCAAAAACAGAACCCCACATCATTTagctgtgaatatgccataaaaatGTGCACATGGCTTTGGACCATTTGGTTCAAACGCATGACCTGCCTATTGATTTAGTCATCAGCATACAAAAACATTTACTACCAGAGCAAGAGAGAATGTAACATTTCCACATGTAAGAATAGGGTGCGTTAAACTCATAACGCAATCTCTTGAGAGCCAAGGTTTATGCTGTCCACTGGAGAGGGTGCTTTTTGTGTCAGCCCATATTGCAACCTCAAGTTGTGTTCCATGAACTCTAGTTCAGAGGGCAAAGGGATTGCCAGCTCCCCCAAGAACAGAGATATAGCTGTAAGTGTATCATGTAGGTATAGAAAGTCGGGTCTgtggaacaaaagaaaaaaaaaaaagaatcagggTTGTAGGCTGAAAAGAAAGGCAATTAGAAAAAACAACAACTAAGGAGGACAGTAAAGAGATTCATTACCTTAGGTCAGGCTCAAGTTGACAGCAGGATGTTGCAAGGGGATAAAATCCCGAGGGACAATCCTCCAAAACAAATTTCTCCCAGAACAGGCGAACATTCAGACCATAGTCAATGGTCCGTGGTAGGCAATCTGGATCAGCATACACTTGGCCAATAATCTGAAAAACCAAACAGCACATTAGATCTGGTGCTCCTTCCtctccaaaggaggtccaactacAGGAGCTTGAAGCAGGAGAACCCAAGTCATATGAAGGGGTTGTGCAATGATAacttatcccccatccacagaaaCTTGTAgtcatggcacaacccctttaaggccggcttcacacgagcgtgacgggctctgttgcgtaatattccgcagtgaagcccgtcacggcgccccccagagaccccatacttaccagcggaagatagtgtgaagacgcttccccgcccaccgccgtcgcgtcacgtGACGCACCGGCCGCCtcacgtgacgcggcggcggtaggcggggaagcgttttcacgctatcttccgctgtgttacagccggagatagcgtgaacggacggcttccattgactgcaatggaagccgtcagcgcgtacacccgcggcaaatagagcatgctgcgggtgaggacgggagatttcacggtgcgaaattccgcggtggaattccgcatcgtgagcattgtgctattaggttcaatagaacctaatagcagggggcaacgcagcggatttttgccgcaaatttacgtggcgtaaatccgttcgtgggaaggaggccttaggctggatttacacaaGCGCAGTTTTTTGGTCCTACTTTTGTTACATTTCTACAtggttttctttgtgtttttcaAGTtctatagagaaacatgggaAAAGAAAGCCATACCTAGAGTATGTTATGCTTTGAAAATAATGTCACTGACCAAAAAATAAGTCATTTCGGTTTCTGGTGTTTTTATGTAgcgcattgtatatttcattacAGACATTAATGTGACATCTGGCGACAGAGCTACTGACCAAAAGGGAAAAGGGATACCTAAATATACTCTTACTAGCCTTACTGATTTTGTTTTGTACTGTGCTAtggatactcacctttctgcgTCCAAGGCAATAACCAGGGGTGCAAGGGGACTTACGGCTATGAGTCTTCAGAACATGTCTTATTATAGGTCTTAGATTTTGCATCAGCTTTTCTTAAAAAAGCCCCAGGAACCAAAAGGGTCATTGTAGTGCCTGCCCATTTACCACCAGACGCTGTATAGAGGTCATGTCTCTACGAATGTATATTTTTCATTGAAACCCCTTTTGAAGTTAGTTTGCTGAGAATGTTCAATTCTATTTTTATTAGGCTAGGCTCACATAGGTAgaccagattctgcatgcgggaggcccacagcagatACCTGCTATTTCTGCGTTGCATATGACCACAGTGGCTCGctgacagttatgcgcagtacagttttatttttttcaatgtttgtatttcccacgccgtcgctaagcgatgacgcgggtaccctcAGTCCATacccaatgttaattgcatatgggctgggTGTTGGAcacctccattgacttaaatggaaggggtccacagcaaaatacagcatgctgcgacttttcttcGGCTCGCAGAATATACAATTTGTAACTGCgagtgtgcacaaaaaaaaccccgaaAAGTACATGCTTTCAATGTCTGTTTTTTCATGGATCCTCAAAGCAGCCGCCGATCGCGGATTCTGGAATCCACCCGTGTGCCCGGCATTAGCATATCTAAGCACCAATATACAGACTTCACCAATGTGATTTCTCACAAGCATCATGAAGTTCCAATGAGTTACCTAACAAAAGGCTCAGTTATAAGTTCTCGAAAGCTGTGCTATTAAGAAAAATACACCTCTTctacaaaaaaaagccctcaaacagctacaatgattaaaaaatacaagttacGACTCACTGAATGTGGCAAAAACATTGCAGATAAAAATGCTCTCAGAGCAAATAAAACCTAAAAAGTTattcattatatactgtatatggtaGTGAGCCAAACTAACTCATAGAACCTGTTCAAAAACACAATAGTCCTCATGCTTCAGGTGCTCCTCAGAGCCTCTCACTATTCTCAGACACAGTCACTATGGATCCATCATTAGGATTAAAACACCTTGAGCACTTACAATCGCCACTTCTTTCACCACATTATTCTATCATTAGATAGCGGCTCTATTGTGCTTTTTAGATTGCATTTTCTCCAAGACACTTTTTAATCTTTACAACTGTGACCAGCAGTCTAGATCTGGAGGTCTTGTATGTTTGAGCTTGAATACCTTAAGCGTTCTACCTGCTCATTTACAGGGCGCCTTACCTCACACAGGACAATCCCAAATGAAAACACGTCCACCTTCTCATCATACTGTTTACCTAGGGTTGAATGATAAAGAGAGAGTAAAGATACCCAAAATATTGGGGAAGATTTAACAAACTTTCTAAAATGAAATGCAATTTTTCttgtctatagcaaccaatcagaccgCAGCTTTTATTTCTCATAGTGCTCTTGAAAAAATGTAAGCTGCGATGCGATTGGTTGCTGTGGTCAGTTTTTCTTTTGGACATTTCATACAATTGCCCCAATGCACAAGTAGTTTTACATTACCATTTAACATTTCTGGTGCCATCCAGTATGGGTTGCCCACTACAGTATAACGTTTCCGGCGGTCAGACTTCCTTAGCGTTCTCTTTTTTGTGGGAGGCTTTTCTGGTGGAGGTCTGGGTTTCTCTTCCACGATAAGCCTTGAAAGCCCGAAATCTGCAACCACCACAGTGCCATCCTACAAGAAAAGAGCACAAAGTAACAAAAAAGATAGATCCTAAACACAGAGAAATGTAGAATTAAAACAAGATCAAGAACTGAACAGGGGACGAACGGAGGAAAATTATGCTAAAAATACAGCATTACCAGTTTGATGAGACAGTTGTGAGAGTTGAGGTCTCTATGGATGATGCTCATGGAGTGAAGATaagccttaaaataaaaaaaaaatagtttgatTTGTAAatagttttaaaggggtattcccttcTTCTAAATTGATGTCATATGCTGACAAGaagaagaggttctgcagcactAGGCGCCTGTTGCCATTGTCCCTTGTATAATGGCACTCTGGCTATGCACTGTGCAGAAAACTGCAGCAAAGCTTTGGAACACAGCGCTAattcattaaggcccatttagatgcaatgatgaTCACTGAAAagtcagtttgagtgacagttttgaacgatcattttgcataaactcttaagcagCTACTTAAGGGTttattagtgtgcaaataaagccttttgctgaatgcagataacagctggaggtttgttatctgcattcagctgcttCGTTCTcgagcgggactgcagctgaaagaatgctatcagcactacccgaaGATAATTTAGCGTGCAGTTCTGATAAGCAGGAAGGACGGTTTTCAAGCTGGCTTGAACTCAGCGATGAACAAATAGtacacaaaaagtgcacgatgggcacacatttagacgcagcgattatcgctcaaaagatggcttttgaacgaaaatcgttgtctaaatgggcctttactgtggcTACTTCATTCTCAGGAACACTGGGGGTCCCATGTGTTATACCTTCACCCATCATAAAGAGAGGTCATATCATAGCCATACATACAATCACTTTACAACATGGTACTATCCCTTGAAGCTCACCATTTTACTAAAGCAGAATAGTTAAAAACTTACCATGCCACCAGCAATGTCCTTAGCAAAGGAGACTTTCTGCTGCCAAGGACATGTGTCCTAAATAAGGTAGGATGGAGGGAAGGAAACAAAAATACCTTGTCAGAATTATCCAACATAACCTCTATCTACTGCAGGACATAGAATCTAAATAGAAAGCTCTTCTCTACTCCAGCTCTATGGCTCACCCCTCTTAGGAAATCCTTCAGGGTTCCACACTCTATATATTCAGTCAGCAGGTTCAGTCTCCGATCCTTATACAGAACCCCAATAAAACGCAGTACATTGGGATGATCCAGGGATCGCATAACCTTAACCTGCAAGACAGGAAAAAGAATATAACAGGTATTTTAGTGTGAAAAGTTAGACAGCTCATCAAAAAATATAGAACGGATTCATATATTCATGAAAGGCGATttataatatacatcagtttctAAGAATTGTTCTACCTACCTCTGTAAGGaatgttttttgtgtttgttcATCAAACTGTATTAACTCTTTCATAACCATCACTTTCCCAGTGGCTCTGTGTGTGACCTGTAGTTAAAAAAGCAAAACATGAAACGCGCTTTACAGCAGCTGTATCGGCATGCTGCTGAATATGCTTCACAAGCACAACTTCTCTAAAAACTGACCTTTATTGCACGACCAAAGAAACCTTTTCCCAGTTCTTCACCGTGAAGAAGTTCACATGGTCGAAAAATCTGCTGAGGTCCACCTACAGCATAGCGGAGGGACTCTGACCGAGAAACAAAACGAACGTCTTTGGGAGAACAGGGTCCAGGGGAACGAATGTTACTGCTACTGCGCCTGAAGAAACAGCAGAACAGACAGAGGTGTCAAAGCCATTGCAGTGAATACATGAGATAAAATCTGCACTAACAATATATTTCACGTATcttttttacttaaaaaaaacaagatgggaaatgtataagaaaaaaagcaaatgaAGCTAAAACCCTGATGGATGAACCAAAACTCAACATATACCATGAAAGAGTATAATGATTGTAGACAAACACCACAAAAGAAGGTTAAGATTCAGTAACGCGGTGAAGCAAAAATGAACAAAGCAGGACAAACAAAAATGAACAGAAGACAGAAATACAGttaggggatttaaaaaaataagtcaCATTTACAGTCAGATTAAAAAGGTTTCTATAGCACTGGAAGCAACAGTAAAAAAGCTGTAATAGACAGTACCAAGATACTACAATAAAGCAATTAAAGTGCATgtgaaataataatctttatttatataacgccaacatattctgcagcgcttacaaaaacagggagatacagaaagacaaaagtacaaaaatctaACCGGATGGAGCCCCGCTTGGCATTACTTTCAGAGATACCCTTTTCCCCACGTGGGTGCAAGGAGGGAGATTTCGGGAGAGGCCTAGTCACAGGGAAAGTCAGTGGGGAGTTGTGCTCTACCAGAAGCTGCAGGGTCCGCTCTGTGCAAGTAAGCAAATCATCAGCCTGAGGAAAGTGTGAAGGAAGGGGATAATGAACAGACCGTGAATTACCACTCCATTAACTATATATTATTGTTACAAGCACCATCATCTTCTCAACAGGACATGGAAAAACCTTTTACCTCCTTTGCTGGAATCGCACAGACAGGAGAACCATTAATTTCCAAGATGCGATCTCCTGTGTACAGCAAGTTACGAGCTTCAAGGGTCACCCTGTAACAAAGAAAGAAAATGTCATGTTTAAAAGCCAACTGCATCCAAATGGATATAAAAAGTGATTAAgaaaacaaagggaaaaaaaaaaaaaaaaaggaagaagtcctatgtaccccaaaatagtaccagaaGAAACTATAGGTCATCTTATAAAACACAAGCTTTCACAAAATAAAAGGTTACGGTGGTCAGATAGCAGTAGACTTTTTTCCCCTCAAATGGAGTACAAAAATAATCTACTTTTTTGTTTTATCACGGTAATCGTAATCACCTCAGAATAAAGTCAACGTGAAAATTTTGCTGAACTCTGTATGCCGTAAGAACAACCCCCCCTTACTGCCTCCTtctccccccacccaaaaaaaataaaggagcaattgtgttttttccatttctccctatttgaaaaacttttacaaatg
This region of Eleutherodactylus coqui strain aEleCoq1 chromosome 5, aEleCoq1.hap1, whole genome shotgun sequence genomic DNA includes:
- the LIMK2 gene encoding LIM domain kinase 2; translated protein: MEESVSPKSDSTGLSPVEPWTLQPEQCVSCKLHLTGPAMVVSHYKFHPECFSCSGCRAVIEEGESFSLVESTTLFCGPCHKLLLLRPQFEGLCNESTKEQHPHTLTLLRLPPHSGGSRGFSVSTEDMKVTQVTLEARNLLYTGDRILEINGSPVCAIPAKEADDLLTCTERTLQLLVEHNSPLTFPVTRPLPKSPSLHPRGEKGISESNAKRGSIRRSSSNIRSPGPCSPKDVRFVSRSESLRYAVGGPQQIFRPCELLHGEELGKGFFGRAIKVTHRATGKVMVMKELIQFDEQTQKTFLTEVKVMRSLDHPNVLRFIGVLYKDRRLNLLTEYIECGTLKDFLRGDTCPWQQKVSFAKDIAGGMAYLHSMSIIHRDLNSHNCLIKLDGTVVVADFGLSRLIVEEKPRPPPEKPPTKKRTLRKSDRRKRYTVVGNPYWMAPEMLNGKQYDEKVDVFSFGIVLCEIIGQVYADPDCLPRTIDYGLNVRLFWEKFVLEDCPSGFYPLATSCCQLEPDLRPDFLYLHDTLTAISLFLGELAIPLPSELEFMEHNLRLQYGLTQKAPSPVDSINLGSQEIAL